One genomic region from Quercus robur chromosome 4, dhQueRobu3.1, whole genome shotgun sequence encodes:
- the LOC126723144 gene encoding ubiquitin C-terminal hydrolase 12-like isoform X1 — translation MEPKSSNELAITRTARHFRPTHFLLKIQSYSLLCETGVEKYESGVFEAGGHKWRLSLYPKGNKKMNGTDHISLYLSIVDTEKYSLGWEVYATFKLFVFDQIRDKFLTIQDAEGTIRRFHDIKMEWGFDKFLPLDSFNDLPNGYLVNDCCVFGAEVFVHERSAKRDYLSMVKEPSNRIMTWKIENFSTQQDKVPIYSRIYVVGDLKWKLLVYPKGIHDGANKAISVFLYSVDCVTPDLKIFAEFKLRIKDQINHKHAEEKTKYWFSAAFSDWGFSQLLLRKDLDDPSKGFLVEDTLIVEAEIMVMSIANLQSSSRHLSPSCTCED, via the exons ATGGAACCCAAGTCCAGCAACGAATTGG CAATCACAAGAACAGCAAGACATTTTCGTCCAACTCATTTCTTACTTAAAATACAATCATACTCTTTATTGTGCGAGACTGGGGTGGAAAAATACGAGTCTGGTGTTTTTGAAGCTGGGGGGCACAAATG GAGGTTGTCTCTCTATCCAAAAGGAAACAAGAAAATGAATGGGACTGATCACATCTCCCTTTATTTGTCAATAGTTGATACAGAAAAGTATTCTCTTGGTTGGGAGGTTTATGCCACCTTCAAATTGTTCGTGTTTGATCAGATACGGGACAAGTTCTTGACCATTCAAG ATGCTGAAGGGACGATTAGAAGATTCCATGACATTAAGATGGAATGGGGCTTTGACAAATTTCTCCCTCTTGATTCTTTCAATGATCTTCCTAATGGATACCTTGTCAACGATTGTTGTGTATTTGGTGCTGAGGTTTTTGTTCATGAACGTAGTGCCAAACGAGACTATTTGTCCATGGTAAAAGAACCTTCTAACCGAATTATGACTTGGAAGATTGAAAACTTTTCAACACAACAAGATAAAGTACCCATTTATTCCCGCATATACGTTGTTGGAGATTTAAAATG GAAACTACTGGTTTATCCCAAGGGAATTCATGACGGAGCAAACAAAGCCATTTCCGTCTTCCTCTACTCAGTTGATTGTGTTACACCAGACCTCAAAATTTTTGCAGAATTCAAGCTGCGGATAAAGGACCAAATCAACCATAAACATGcagaagaaaaaa CTAAATACTGGTTCTCTGCCGCATTTAGCGACTGGGGTTTTTCGCAACTTTTGCTTCGAAAAGATCTTGACGATCCATCCAAGGGGTTTCTTGTTGAAGATACCTTGATTGTAGAAGCAGAAATTATGGTTATGTCTATTGCAAACTTGCAAAGTAGTTCTCGACATTTATCTCCGAGTTGCACTTGCGAAGACTAG